Proteins encoded in a region of the Dreissena polymorpha isolate Duluth1 chromosome 6, UMN_Dpol_1.0, whole genome shotgun sequence genome:
- the LOC127834306 gene encoding uncharacterized protein LOC127834306 isoform X2, with protein MKQMCSECWKELTTNYLNTAWKRGIVALTVCLIIAAVVLAVVLTRKSKTKDDSKLTVYKATCYLEDYTMWKPIKTHCNVSGQEGEDACIDVSRTSILLDKKVLPVYCSPQASDGTIICTGPALACQFRGVLTISFFKKAGNAVIDEAIKLSSPSVVQVFEQDGMNRTSIFNFTCALTSSCDTVMMALFVAGNRYLTEENATLCISTTIADGGYNKSCVFEIDEGVIRKQQSMDISCALLQDGGVAKEEKFILPRCSDRASDCNCSTKTTTCDEICSEVGTCLKHDPASRYQNITTEFPSCPILCIPKWCRDIYHFDKTITVTPEIIQAMCTKS; from the exons tGCTCAGAATGCTGGAAAGAGTTGACGACGAATTATTTAAAC ACTGCCTGGAAACGCGGCATTGTTGCGTTGACAGTTTGTCTCATCATTGCCGCCGTCGTGCTCGCAGTCGTGCTTACGCGCAAATCCAAAACGAAAG ACGATTCCAAGTTGACAG tatataaaGCAACGTGCTACCTCGAAGATTACACGATGTGGAAACCGATAAAGACTCACTGCAACGTATCGGGTCAAGAAGGAGAAGACGCCTGTATAGACGTCAGCCGAACGTCAATCTTGCTTGATAAGAAAGTGTTACCA GTGTATTGCTCCCCACAAGCGTCGGATGGGACAATTATATGCACAGGTCCCGCGCTAGCCTGTCAGTTTCGTGGAGTTCTGACGATTTCATTCTTTAAAAAGGCTGGAAACGCTGTTATTGACGAAGCAATAAAGCTAAGTTCGCCTAGT GTGGTTCAAGTGTTTGAGCAAGATGGCATGAATCGAACGTCAATCTTCAACTTCACGTGTGCTTTGACGTCATCGTGCGATACGGTTATGATGGCTCTTTTTGTCGCGGGTAATAGATATCTCACTGAAG AGAACGCAACACTTTGCATCAGCACAACGATAGCAGACGGAGGATATAACAAGAGTTGCGTATTCGAAATTGACGAGGGTGTTATACGCAAACAACAAAGTATGGACATTTCATGCGCTCTCCTTCAAGATGGCGGCGTTGCTAAGGAAGAAAAGTTTATTCTTCCACGGTGTTCTGATAGAGCATCCG ACTGCAACTGTTCAACGAAGACAACTACTTGTGACGAAATTTGTTCAGAAGTCGGTACCTGCCTGAAACACGACCCCGCGTCAAGGTATCAGAACATCACCACCGAATTCCCGTCTTGTCCTATTTTGTGCATCCCAAAGTGGTGTCGCGATATATACCACTTTGATAAAACCATAACAGTTACACCGGAAATCATTCAGGCGATGTGCACAAAATCCTGA
- the LOC127834306 gene encoding uncharacterized protein LOC127834306 isoform X3 — MKQMTAWKRGIVALTVCLIIAAVVLAVVLTRKSKTKDDSKLTVYKATCYLEDYTMWKPIKTHCNVSGQEGEDACIDVSRTSILLDKKVLPVYCSPQASDGTIICTGPALACQFRGVLTISFFKKAGNAVIDEAIKLSSPIYRMVTSVVQVFEQDGMNRTSIFNFTCALTSSCDTVMMALFVAGNRYLTEENATLCISTTIADGGYNKSCVFEIDEGVIRKQQSMDISCALLQDGGVAKEEKFILPRCSDRASDCNCSTKTTTCDEICSEVGTCLKHDPASRYQNITTEFPSCPILCIPKWCRDIYHFDKTITVTPEIIQAMCTKS, encoded by the exons ACTGCCTGGAAACGCGGCATTGTTGCGTTGACAGTTTGTCTCATCATTGCCGCCGTCGTGCTCGCAGTCGTGCTTACGCGCAAATCCAAAACGAAAG ACGATTCCAAGTTGACAG tatataaaGCAACGTGCTACCTCGAAGATTACACGATGTGGAAACCGATAAAGACTCACTGCAACGTATCGGGTCAAGAAGGAGAAGACGCCTGTATAGACGTCAGCCGAACGTCAATCTTGCTTGATAAGAAAGTGTTACCA GTGTATTGCTCCCCACAAGCGTCGGATGGGACAATTATATGCACAGGTCCCGCGCTAGCCTGTCAGTTTCGTGGAGTTCTGACGATTTCATTCTTTAAAAAGGCTGGAAACGCTGTTATTGACGAAGCAATAAAGCTAAGTTCGCCTA TTTATCGCATGGTGACAAGTGTGGTTCAAGTGTTTGAGCAAGATGGCATGAATCGAACGTCAATCTTCAACTTCACGTGTGCTTTGACGTCATCGTGCGATACGGTTATGATGGCTCTTTTTGTCGCGGGTAATAGATATCTCACTGAAG AGAACGCAACACTTTGCATCAGCACAACGATAGCAGACGGAGGATATAACAAGAGTTGCGTATTCGAAATTGACGAGGGTGTTATACGCAAACAACAAAGTATGGACATTTCATGCGCTCTCCTTCAAGATGGCGGCGTTGCTAAGGAAGAAAAGTTTATTCTTCCACGGTGTTCTGATAGAGCATCCG ACTGCAACTGTTCAACGAAGACAACTACTTGTGACGAAATTTGTTCAGAAGTCGGTACCTGCCTGAAACACGACCCCGCGTCAAGGTATCAGAACATCACCACCGAATTCCCGTCTTGTCCTATTTTGTGCATCCCAAAGTGGTGTCGCGATATATACCACTTTGATAAAACCATAACAGTTACACCGGAAATCATTCAGGCGATGTGCACAAAATCCTGA
- the LOC127834306 gene encoding uncharacterized protein LOC127834306 isoform X1, which produces MKQMCSECWKELTTNYLNTAWKRGIVALTVCLIIAAVVLAVVLTRKSKTKDDSKLTVYKATCYLEDYTMWKPIKTHCNVSGQEGEDACIDVSRTSILLDKKVLPVYCSPQASDGTIICTGPALACQFRGVLTISFFKKAGNAVIDEAIKLSSPIYRMVTSVVQVFEQDGMNRTSIFNFTCALTSSCDTVMMALFVAGNRYLTEENATLCISTTIADGGYNKSCVFEIDEGVIRKQQSMDISCALLQDGGVAKEEKFILPRCSDRASDCNCSTKTTTCDEICSEVGTCLKHDPASRYQNITTEFPSCPILCIPKWCRDIYHFDKTITVTPEIIQAMCTKS; this is translated from the exons tGCTCAGAATGCTGGAAAGAGTTGACGACGAATTATTTAAAC ACTGCCTGGAAACGCGGCATTGTTGCGTTGACAGTTTGTCTCATCATTGCCGCCGTCGTGCTCGCAGTCGTGCTTACGCGCAAATCCAAAACGAAAG ACGATTCCAAGTTGACAG tatataaaGCAACGTGCTACCTCGAAGATTACACGATGTGGAAACCGATAAAGACTCACTGCAACGTATCGGGTCAAGAAGGAGAAGACGCCTGTATAGACGTCAGCCGAACGTCAATCTTGCTTGATAAGAAAGTGTTACCA GTGTATTGCTCCCCACAAGCGTCGGATGGGACAATTATATGCACAGGTCCCGCGCTAGCCTGTCAGTTTCGTGGAGTTCTGACGATTTCATTCTTTAAAAAGGCTGGAAACGCTGTTATTGACGAAGCAATAAAGCTAAGTTCGCCTA TTTATCGCATGGTGACAAGTGTGGTTCAAGTGTTTGAGCAAGATGGCATGAATCGAACGTCAATCTTCAACTTCACGTGTGCTTTGACGTCATCGTGCGATACGGTTATGATGGCTCTTTTTGTCGCGGGTAATAGATATCTCACTGAAG AGAACGCAACACTTTGCATCAGCACAACGATAGCAGACGGAGGATATAACAAGAGTTGCGTATTCGAAATTGACGAGGGTGTTATACGCAAACAACAAAGTATGGACATTTCATGCGCTCTCCTTCAAGATGGCGGCGTTGCTAAGGAAGAAAAGTTTATTCTTCCACGGTGTTCTGATAGAGCATCCG ACTGCAACTGTTCAACGAAGACAACTACTTGTGACGAAATTTGTTCAGAAGTCGGTACCTGCCTGAAACACGACCCCGCGTCAAGGTATCAGAACATCACCACCGAATTCCCGTCTTGTCCTATTTTGTGCATCCCAAAGTGGTGTCGCGATATATACCACTTTGATAAAACCATAACAGTTACACCGGAAATCATTCAGGCGATGTGCACAAAATCCTGA
- the LOC127834306 gene encoding uncharacterized protein LOC127834306 isoform X4, giving the protein MKQMCSECWKELTTNYLNTAWKRGIVALTVCLIIAAVVLAVVLTRKSKTKDDSKLTVYKATCYLEDYTMWKPIKTHCNVSGQEGEDACIDVSRTSILLDKKVLPVYCSPQASDGTIICTGPALACQFRGVLTISFFKKAGNAVIDEAIKLSSPIYRMVTSVVQVFEQDGMNRTSIFNFTCALTSSCDTVMMALFVAGNRYLTEENATLCISTTIADGGYNKSCVFEIDEGVIRKQQSMDISCALLQDGGVAKEEKFILPRCSDRASGIQQTMAVL; this is encoded by the exons tGCTCAGAATGCTGGAAAGAGTTGACGACGAATTATTTAAAC ACTGCCTGGAAACGCGGCATTGTTGCGTTGACAGTTTGTCTCATCATTGCCGCCGTCGTGCTCGCAGTCGTGCTTACGCGCAAATCCAAAACGAAAG ACGATTCCAAGTTGACAG tatataaaGCAACGTGCTACCTCGAAGATTACACGATGTGGAAACCGATAAAGACTCACTGCAACGTATCGGGTCAAGAAGGAGAAGACGCCTGTATAGACGTCAGCCGAACGTCAATCTTGCTTGATAAGAAAGTGTTACCA GTGTATTGCTCCCCACAAGCGTCGGATGGGACAATTATATGCACAGGTCCCGCGCTAGCCTGTCAGTTTCGTGGAGTTCTGACGATTTCATTCTTTAAAAAGGCTGGAAACGCTGTTATTGACGAAGCAATAAAGCTAAGTTCGCCTA TTTATCGCATGGTGACAAGTGTGGTTCAAGTGTTTGAGCAAGATGGCATGAATCGAACGTCAATCTTCAACTTCACGTGTGCTTTGACGTCATCGTGCGATACGGTTATGATGGCTCTTTTTGTCGCGGGTAATAGATATCTCACTGAAG AGAACGCAACACTTTGCATCAGCACAACGATAGCAGACGGAGGATATAACAAGAGTTGCGTATTCGAAATTGACGAGGGTGTTATACGCAAACAACAAAGTATGGACATTTCATGCGCTCTCCTTCAAGATGGCGGCGTTGCTAAGGAAGAAAAGTTTATTCTTCCACGGTGTTCTGATAGAGCATCCGGTATACAACAGACCATGGCCGTTTTATAA